Proteins encoded together in one Ptiloglossa arizonensis isolate GNS036 chromosome 9, iyPtiAriz1_principal, whole genome shotgun sequence window:
- the LOC143150864 gene encoding uncharacterized protein LOC143150864, whose translation MRRDIYATNHSVYTTRFSRKSLIEHVHIIHTYICIYINLCTGWNVHVGPNKCVSAFSKSTTIFSNLRASKGRIFQILLSSRTCEDVRTRTTSKCHSFLRIKIPFIKDRKWQRTFIT comes from the coding sequence ATGAGAAGAGATATATATGCTACGAATCACTCGGTGTATACCACTCGTTTTAGTCGTAAGAGTCTGATAGAGCATGtacatattatacatacatacatatgcatATACATAAATCTGTGCACAGGGTGGAACGTCCATGTGGGACCGAACAAATGTGTGTCTGCCTTTTCAAAAAGCACGACAATCTTCTCAAATCTGCGCGCTTCAAAAGGGCgcatttttcaaattcttttgtCATCGCGGACCTGTGAAGATGTACGAACTCGAACAACTTCGAAATGTCACTCGTTCCTCCGAATAAAAATACCTTTTATTAAAGATCGCAAATGGCAAAGAACTTTTATAACCTAA